In the Gossypium arboreum isolate Shixiya-1 chromosome 10, ASM2569848v2, whole genome shotgun sequence genome, one interval contains:
- the LOC108456416 gene encoding heat stress transcription factor A-6b-like produces the protein MNPYGRVKEEFPGASSSYPAGMPSMVTAQQMKGLHDAGPPPFLTKTYDIIDDSSTNNIISWGRANNSFIVWDPQAFSMTLLPRFFKHNNFSSFVRQLNTYGFRKVDTDRWEFANEKFLRGQRPLLKNIRRRKTHQPQASQYALDHCVEVGRFGLDGEIDRLRRDKQVLMVELVKLRQQQQNTRTCLLAVEKRLRKTEMKQQQIMSFLAKAMQNPSFVQQLIQHNDRSKELEEAITKKRQRRIDQRSMDVETSELLGAKTEPKCYDVAEFEVTELDKLVMNLQRLTGSQNHIELEHVEESKDHGSKGKSLDEGFWDDLMDGDTHDIDQEISVLDVEEEDEQYLDVLVEQLRYLGSSSK, from the exons ATGAATCCTTATGGAAGAGTTAAAGAAGAGTTTCCAGGAGCAAGCTCTTCATATCCAGCTGGTATGCCTTCTATGGTTACCGCTCAACAAATGAAAGGACTCCATGATGCAGGTCCTCCTCCTTTCCTCACAAAAACATATGATATTATTGATGATTCAAGCACCAATAACATCATCTCTTGGGGTAGAGCCAACAATAGTTTCATTGTATGGGATCCCCAGGCATTTTCCATGACTCTTTTGCCTAGATTCTTCAAGCACAACAATTTCTCAAGCTTCGTCAGGCAACTCAATACCTAT GGGTTTAGAAAGGTTGATACAGATAGGTGGGAGTTTGCTAATGAAAAATTTCTTAGAGGGCAAAGGCCTTTGCTTAAGAATATTAGGAGGAGAAAGACACATCAACCTCAGGCTTCACAATATGCTCTAGATCATTGTGTTGAAGTTGGGAGGTTCGGTCTTGATGGAGAGATTGATAGGTTAAGGCGTGACAAGCAGGTTTTAATGGTGGAACTGGTGAAACTTAGACAGCAACAGCAGAACACAAGAACTTGCCTGCTAGCAGTGGAAAAAAGACTAAGAAAGACTGAGATGAAACAGCAGCAAATAATGAGTTTCTTGGCCAAAGCAATGCAGAATCCAAGCTTTGTTCAGCAACTAATCCAACACAATGATAGAAGTAAAGAACTTGAGGAAGCAATCACCAAGAAGAGACAGCGGCGGATCGATCAAAGGTCCATGGATGTCGAAACTAGTGAACTTTTAGGAGCCAAAACTGAACCTAAGTGCTACGATGTTGCTGAATTTGAAGTTACTGAGTTAGATAAACTTGTTATGAACTTGCAGAGATTGACGGGGAGCCAAAACCATATAGAACTTGAGCATGTAGAAGAAAGCAAAGATCATGGAAGTAAAGGTAAAAGCCTTGATGAAGGGTTTTGGGATGATTTAATGGATGGTGATACTCATGATATTGATCAAGAAATATCAGTTTTAGATGTCGAAGAAGAAGATGAGCAGTATTTAGATGTTTTAGTTGAGCAACTGCGTTATTTGGGTTCCAGTTCCAAGTAG